Proteins co-encoded in one Cupriavidus metallidurans CH34 genomic window:
- a CDS encoding LysE family translocator: MSLPALFLTAAGVGLAVAAPVGPMGMLCIRRTLTDGPRAGLAIGFGIACGDAIYGLVAALGLVGVSQFMLAYDKPLHLAAGLFLVYLGLRTFLQKPTDQAATLNSNGYGARAFGSALLLTLTNPQTIIMFAALFATLAPRGAFSTPIAMTTVLGVFCGSILWWCVLVTIVSGARHALGMRVRQWIDRAAGVALAAFGVSEIRRAL; the protein is encoded by the coding sequence ATGTCGCTACCTGCCCTGTTCCTGACCGCTGCCGGCGTGGGTCTGGCCGTGGCCGCCCCCGTCGGCCCGATGGGAATGCTCTGCATCCGGCGGACGCTGACCGACGGGCCCCGCGCCGGGCTGGCCATCGGCTTCGGCATTGCCTGCGGCGATGCGATCTACGGACTGGTGGCGGCGTTGGGGCTGGTAGGCGTCTCGCAATTCATGCTGGCCTACGACAAGCCACTGCATCTGGCCGCCGGGCTGTTCCTGGTCTACCTGGGGCTGCGCACGTTCCTGCAGAAGCCGACCGACCAGGCGGCTACGCTGAACAGCAATGGCTACGGCGCGCGGGCCTTTGGCAGCGCGCTGCTGCTGACGCTCACCAACCCGCAGACGATCATCATGTTCGCCGCGTTGTTCGCCACACTGGCGCCGCGTGGCGCGTTCTCGACCCCGATCGCGATGACAACGGTGCTCGGCGTGTTCTGCGGCTCGATCCTGTGGTGGTGCGTGCTGGTGACGATCGTCAGTGGCGCCCGTCATGCGCTGGGGATGCGCGTGCGCCAATGGATTGATCGCGCGGCCGGCGTGGCGCTGGCGGCGTTCGGTGTGTCGGAAATCCGGCGCGCCCTGTAG
- a CDS encoding Bug family tripartite tricarboxylate transporter substrate binding protein produces MTPCMARRTALRMLAGAAIVVAAVPTGSAFAADHWPSKPITLVVPFASGGTTDIIGRAVGQRLGEALGQPVVVDNRPGAGGTIGGALVARANPDGYTFLLATVAHTMAPGIYKTLPYDFQKDLEPIGMVALTPNVVLVNTSIPARNVQELIAYIKANPGKVNYGSAGIGSTEHLSGELFRSATGTDISHVPYKGGAPMMTDLIAGQIQMAIETSPSANPHVKSGKVKALAVTSAKRSPAYPGVPTVAESGVPGYEVTTWYALMAPRGTPEPIRQRMSAELAKVLKQSDVQKRFDDQGVTAGDMTPPQLAAFIKTETTKWTKVAKDSGAKAE; encoded by the coding sequence ATGACCCCATGCATGGCGCGCCGCACGGCGCTCAGGATGCTGGCGGGGGCGGCCATTGTCGTGGCCGCCGTCCCGACCGGCTCCGCATTTGCCGCCGACCACTGGCCGTCGAAGCCGATCACGCTCGTTGTGCCGTTCGCGTCGGGCGGCACCACGGACATCATCGGCCGTGCGGTCGGACAACGGCTGGGCGAGGCGCTTGGCCAGCCCGTGGTGGTCGATAACCGTCCCGGCGCGGGTGGCACCATCGGCGGCGCGCTGGTAGCGCGTGCGAATCCGGACGGCTACACGTTCCTGCTGGCGACCGTGGCTCACACCATGGCCCCCGGCATCTACAAGACGCTGCCGTACGATTTCCAGAAGGATCTGGAGCCGATCGGCATGGTGGCGCTGACGCCCAACGTCGTGCTGGTGAACACGTCGATTCCCGCCAGGAACGTGCAGGAACTGATCGCCTACATCAAGGCCAATCCGGGCAAGGTGAACTACGGTTCGGCGGGCATCGGCAGCACCGAGCACCTGTCCGGCGAGCTGTTCCGCTCGGCCACGGGCACCGATATCTCGCACGTGCCCTACAAAGGCGGCGCGCCGATGATGACCGACCTGATCGCGGGCCAGATCCAGATGGCGATCGAGACCAGCCCGTCGGCGAATCCGCACGTGAAGAGCGGCAAGGTCAAGGCGCTGGCCGTCACGTCGGCCAAGCGTTCGCCCGCCTATCCTGGCGTGCCGACGGTGGCGGAAAGCGGCGTGCCCGGCTACGAGGTGACCACGTGGTATGCGCTGATGGCGCCGCGCGGCACCCCGGAGCCGATTCGCCAGCGTATGAGCGCGGAACTTGCCAAGGTGCTGAAGCAGTCGGACGTGCAGAAGCGCTTCGACGATCAGGGCGTGACGGCTGGCGACATGACGCCGCCGCAGCTTGCCGCCTTCATCAAGACGGAAACCACCAAGTGGACCAAGGTGGCGAAGGATTCGGGCGCGAAGGCCGAGTAA
- a CDS encoding LysR family transcriptional regulator — protein sequence MELRQLRYFVHVVELGSMGQAAQRLGVVTSALSQQISRLESELSTRLLQRTSSGVVPTDAGLAFWRQAQLALRHADDAARAARTARLSGHVSVGMAPSTLAVLGPPFMVAMRERYPDIRLHLVESLSGNLASMIGARQLDLAVLFQLEAGQRWSTTPLLEERLFLIARPDQPGLPAANAVRLEDIGDIPLILPSSAHGLRAVLNAAAARHQRALNVVAEIDGLAVLMDAVRAGIGATIQPGAAVARHLGDPLALIEIADASVRRPNLLVSLSDDELSPAGLAARGVLESVARQLVTAERWPGATLHKS from the coding sequence ATGGAACTGCGGCAGTTGCGCTACTTCGTGCATGTGGTGGAGCTTGGCAGCATGGGGCAGGCGGCCCAGCGACTGGGCGTCGTCACGTCCGCGTTGAGCCAGCAGATCAGCCGCCTCGAGAGCGAGCTATCCACGCGACTGCTGCAGCGCACGTCGAGCGGCGTGGTGCCGACCGACGCGGGTCTGGCCTTCTGGCGTCAGGCGCAACTGGCGCTGCGCCACGCGGACGATGCCGCGCGCGCGGCGCGGACGGCGCGGCTGTCGGGCCACGTCAGCGTGGGCATGGCACCGAGCACGCTGGCGGTGCTGGGGCCTCCGTTCATGGTCGCGATGCGCGAGCGTTATCCCGATATCCGTCTTCATCTGGTCGAAAGCCTCTCCGGCAACCTGGCTTCGATGATTGGCGCGCGCCAGCTTGACCTGGCCGTGCTGTTCCAGCTCGAAGCGGGTCAGCGCTGGAGCACCACGCCATTGCTCGAAGAGCGGCTTTTCCTGATCGCGCGCCCCGATCAGCCCGGCTTGCCAGCGGCAAATGCGGTGCGGCTCGAGGACATCGGCGACATCCCGCTGATTCTGCCCAGCAGCGCGCACGGTCTGCGTGCCGTGCTGAACGCGGCCGCGGCCCGTCACCAGCGTGCGCTGAACGTGGTGGCCGAAATCGACGGGCTGGCCGTACTGATGGACGCCGTGCGCGCCGGCATTGGCGCGACGATTCAGCCTGGCGCCGCCGTGGCGCGCCATCTGGGCGACCCGCTGGCGCTGATCGAGATCGCCGATGCCAGCGTCAGGCGTCCGAACCTGCTGGTCAGCCTGTCGGACGACGAACTGTCGCCGGCCGGCCTGGCAGCGCGAGGCGTGCTCGAATCAGTGGCCCGCCAACTGGTCACGGCCGAACGCTGGCCCGGCGCCACCCTTCACAAATCCTGA
- a CDS encoding polyhydroxyalkanoate granule-associated phasin, with protein MQSTPPAAATLWPMPTFSFQALTSFDHSAMESWHKFMGLNADFTRSMFEEVQFDWASCFVPQDPEDFYVREWSCQIPLLSIPLRYATAMIELTASTQRAWMDAWGHMFGLPVLPTPLSLMPAAVTDMPAAAPKGEVEDVPAASIRETPHPRKGKAASST; from the coding sequence ATGCAAAGCACTCCACCGGCTGCCGCAACGTTGTGGCCGATGCCGACATTCTCTTTCCAGGCCTTGACGTCGTTCGATCACAGCGCAATGGAGAGCTGGCACAAATTCATGGGCCTCAATGCCGACTTCACGCGTTCAATGTTCGAGGAAGTCCAGTTCGACTGGGCATCATGCTTCGTGCCGCAGGACCCCGAGGACTTTTACGTGCGCGAATGGTCGTGCCAGATCCCGCTCCTGTCGATCCCGCTGCGCTACGCCACGGCCATGATCGAACTGACGGCTTCCACGCAGCGCGCATGGATGGATGCCTGGGGTCACATGTTCGGGCTGCCGGTGCTGCCAACACCGTTGTCACTGATGCCAGCGGCCGTCACCGATATGCCTGCCGCAGCACCGAAGGGCGAGGTCGAAGACGTTCCCGCTGCGTCCATCCGCGAGACGCCACATCCGCGCAAGGGTAAAGCCGCGTCGTCGACGTAA
- a CDS encoding dienelactone hydrolase family protein, producing the protein MKSAISYLAAQFCLLFTLGCLSPDGLAQVARTEVIPVPTVTMSDQEFLAGVEGGRPATIAGELRLPKAGADRLPLVILLHGSGGIGSSVTDWEQDLLGMGVATFVLDSFSARGITSTINDQTQLPRLAQMEDAFRALAILSRHPRIDPTRIMLVGFSRGGQNALYASLKRFHRLHASPGTEFAAYVAFYPDCSYTYREDDDLVAKPLRILQGSADNYDPVGPCRAYVDRLKAKGNDAMLIEYPKANHAFDSRALASAVQLPRAQTTRHCRTMELENGLLVNAQTSKPFTYDDPCVERGVTVAYDEQAAREARQALHELVIAVLKPGAVATVTRP; encoded by the coding sequence ATGAAATCCGCAATTTCCTATCTGGCTGCGCAATTCTGCTTGCTCTTCACACTCGGGTGTCTGTCACCCGACGGACTGGCGCAGGTCGCCCGGACCGAAGTCATTCCCGTACCGACTGTCACCATGTCGGACCAGGAATTTCTGGCCGGAGTCGAGGGCGGGCGGCCTGCAACGATTGCGGGCGAACTTCGGCTCCCCAAGGCCGGGGCGGACCGGCTCCCACTGGTGATTCTGCTGCATGGCTCAGGCGGCATCGGTAGTTCGGTGACCGACTGGGAGCAGGATCTTCTGGGGATGGGCGTCGCGACGTTTGTCCTTGACAGCTTTTCTGCCCGTGGCATCACCAGCACGATCAACGACCAGACTCAGCTACCTCGCCTGGCGCAAATGGAAGACGCCTTTCGCGCGCTCGCGATTCTTTCAAGGCACCCGCGTATCGACCCGACGAGAATCATGCTCGTGGGTTTTTCGCGAGGCGGGCAGAATGCGCTTTATGCAAGCCTGAAACGGTTTCACCGATTGCACGCGTCACCCGGAACCGAGTTCGCGGCCTACGTCGCCTTCTATCCCGACTGCTCCTATACGTATCGCGAAGACGATGACCTTGTTGCAAAGCCATTAAGAATTCTCCAGGGCAGCGCAGACAACTACGACCCGGTTGGCCCGTGCCGCGCATATGTCGATCGGCTAAAGGCGAAGGGTAACGATGCGATGTTGATCGAGTATCCAAAGGCCAATCATGCCTTCGATTCGCGGGCGCTCGCGTCGGCCGTGCAGCTTCCGCGCGCGCAAACAACGCGGCATTGCAGGACGATGGAGTTGGAGAATGGGTTGCTGGTCAACGCCCAGACCAGCAAGCCTTTTACCTACGATGACCCGTGCGTCGAGCGGGGCGTGACCGTCGCCTATGATGAGCAGGCAGCAAGGGAGGCGAGGCAGGCGCTTCACGAGTTGGTGATCGCGGTGCTAAAGCCGGGTGCCGTCGCAACCGTAACGCGCCCGTGA